The stretch of DNA AATAATCCTGTTTTTCAAGAGGCAACAACCCAGAACTGGCTACTTGATTTTAAAGCAAACAGCAAGATTAATAAGACTAGGCCGTGGTAGTGTTTGTATTGTGATCACTAGTACCGGATTGATGGGAACTGTTCACAAGTTTATGATGGCAGTGACATAAACCTTGACGCTGCCTATCCACTGGTCTTTGATGGGGTATTTTTAGGTCTGACGGTGACATGGTCAGTGCTGAGGAGCTTGTTGTcataacagaaacaaaatgccTCCATTGACACAGCACCAAAAACAAAGTCATTCAGTGATGACAGAAAACCTTAAAGGCATATCTGTACTTACCATTTATTAGTTGACTCTAAATGAGTGTCGGTGTATTTCTGTCAGTGTGACCCACAGTGGAATTTGAGGCAGAAATAGAAATGAGCAAATAGCAGAGTTGTCTAAAATAGACTGATTTCATTTATCCGCTTGATTTATTAGCACTGATTTATTGTAGCTCAATTCATCATCATTACTCTCTGCATGTTTAAAGTTTTAATTAGAGTTCTTAACCACAGTCACATTTTAGTgagaattgtttttttcatcttcagttTGCAGTGTGCTGTAAAAGGAAAAACCTTAACAAATAATCTCAAAATCACTGTACCAATATGACTTTTTGGGCTGATCTTGTCGCTGTCCGTGTGGTGGAACAAATGCTATTACCAATGTATCTGTGAAAGGCCCATATTGATAATATCGTCACACCAATTTACCGCATCCTGTGTTGTCATAAGTACTTggattgcactaaaaaaaagaagaggttttgataaaatgtaaatacagttcAGGTTTCCTGCAAATCAGTGAATTCATcttctttattttctcctcaCAGGGTCCTTTTTGCAAGCaccatttttctccctcttcccttttcctggtttttgtttttatttatttattttattttattttatttttttctttacttgaTTTTGGTGCGGAGAGAAGAACTTTGCCATCACAGTGCTACACCCAGTCGTGTTGATGGTCTGGGGTCAGCCTGCACCCACTGACGGACACAAGCCTTGTGAAGTGAACAGATCACAAGAAGAAACATGAGCACAGCTAAACCTAGTGGGATCAAAATGCCCAGCAAGATAGCCAGGCCACCAGGGACGGCGGCCCCCAAGACCACCCCGAGCACTGGTAAGACTCCTCCACACCTCCAACACCCACTGCTGCCTCTAACTCTGATTCCCATGAGGCAGTGGTTGCAGTGTTTGCTCTTGAGTGTTTCGTAGCAGTGCGAAGGTCCCACTTCCTCATAACGTGGGTAACTTAGTCAGATAGATTTGTTTACAAATTCACATAAGCCTGGCATTTTCTGTTCCTTGAAATGAAGTCGAACCACAGCAATAGCTCCTTAAGCTCAAACCTGCAAAGTCACAGGTTTAGTCAGATTTAGCTGGATTATGACCATGACTCTTGAAACTCATCAgtcctttaatttgttttcagacATGGCTGTTACTCTTCTTAGAAAGACCCTGCATTTTACTGATGATTCCATTTTCATTATCAAATTCTGAGATTCCCTGAGTGTTTTCTGCATCGCGGgcaaaataaactaataaaactaataaagTCTTTAGGCTATTATTAGACCTATGGACGTTTTGGCTATTATTAGATCTATGGATGTTAATGACAAAGTTAAATTGTTTCACTTTGATACATATTTGTCATTTAGACACGAAAAAGGCTAACACATATGAAATATATTGATGTTGCAAGCACAaattgcatgcatttatttacgTTTTACTCTCATTTTTAGTTCtatttgattctttttttatgaatgacatttttaattGACCTATTTAATTGACCTATCTTTGATTTAACTTAGGTAATTACAGTGACACAATATGGGAAATATATGATATTGTAAATAGTGTGCTTAAACATTTAATTAATAAGTAATTTTCAGTCACTCTCATTGCTCTCTCATTTTAGGTAAGATACATTTCTCTTGGCCCACAATTATCAGCTCTGCTCAGCGGCCATGGAGGCATACCAGCCAATATGTGTGCTGATCCTTTCTTTGAATCTTGACTTATATTTcaaaacaggaacacacagtTAATCTAAGATAACTCTGTCCAAGATTTACAAATCAATCCTCCACTTCTGTTTGAGGAACCAATATAGGTGAATGAGGATTAACAAAATAACTGGCTTACATCATATTCCGTTCGATTAACTGAGCAACTGCAAAGAACGAGGCCATGTTTGCTCTGGATCTTATTCCTTGTACTCCCCTTCTAATATCGATgacaaaaatggcatttttgtgggttttttttctcagttacCTTGAATGACCCATATTTGTTTTTAGTGAGCAATTGAAGCTGCTGTGGCTGAGAGAATATGTGGGAACCGCTGTGTGGTACGAGCCACCGTCTGGCTTTGATTTGATCAGTTTGCTTAGGTTTGCACTAAGGGGCTCACAGCTTCATTTGCCTGGATTTGCTGAGGCGACCAAGTATTTTGTGCATTGCGGAGCTAATGCTGTTAAGTGCTATTGCATTTGGGAAATGTAGCCATCACATCATTTATATCAGTCTCTCGCCAAATTTTATGATTTGTATTGAGATGCTGCCTAAGCCAGCTTTGGAAACATTTAGCCTAATGTTATCATGCCATGGAAGGGGCATTGTGGTTTTATATCAAATCACTGACAAATAGAGGGCATGGAGAAATGTCACTAACTTAATACTTTAACTCTTTCCACACAGTATTATCCTTTCAACAGTTTTATTCTGGATACATATTTATTACAGAAATTTACAAGAACTTGCGTAGCATGATAAGAATCAGGCAGCAGAGGCTTTGAATAACATAATATTACAATGTTTTGCACAGTGTTGAGTCACATTTGTCTTGTATAAACCAGCCAGGTGACTCAAGGAATGTGTAACAAGCTGTGAACCTTTTCACCGTCTTTCTTTTTCAGCAGGATCTAAAGGCGCGGCCGACAAATCAGCTGCAAGTGCCAGTGGAGGAGATGCCGAGAAAGCCGGCGAGAGCTTCCAGATTGGGGAGCGAGTATGGGTTAATGGGAATAAGCCAGGCTTCATACAGTTCTTGGGTGAGACGCAGTTTGCCCCTGGACAATGGGCAGGAATTGTTCTGGATGAGCCCATTGGGAAGAATGACGGTTCAGTGGCTGGTGTCCGCTACTTCCAGTGTGAGGCCTTACGAGGGATATTCACCCGTCCATCCAAGTTGTCTCGCACAGAGGGGGAGGCTAATGGAACTCAGACGGCACCACCATCTCGTGCCGCTTCACCCACTCCTTCAGTTGGCAGCGTCGCCTCCCACGTGCCCTCCACAAAATCAGCAGCTCCTTCAACCACGTTGGCAGCCAAGAAGGCCTCATCTGTTACACCATCCACACCAGCATCCAATCTCGCACGCACTAACAGTGAATCTGTCTCCAACCTCTCGGAGACTGGATCAGTcaagaaaggggagagagaactGAAGATGGGTGACCGTGTATTGGTAAAGTTTACATTACTACACTATTAGCAGATATACTgtttatcagtgtttttgtttttgttttgtttttttttgttttttttttaaagcatagtAAACTTGTGCTGCTGCTTGGTGTGGTACCTGGCTTTGAAGAGGAAATGTATTCTAAATGTGAGCTGGAAAGCGACAGGTGTTACATCACCTGAACTGCTGTGTTATATGGTGCTAAACTTCATTTACtgttgagcaaggcactaattAACTGCCTAACTCTGCAAAGAACACTCAGATATGGCTGCCCTTGTATTCTGTTATCTCTCATAGATACTGCATATGCGTTTTTGCAAatatgcatgcttttatcttGGAAGCACTTGCAAAAGACAGTCTTTCTGGGACAGTAAAGACTGCTCTGTATTTAATGTTTTGCTATCCTTCCACCCCAAACCATTCCATGGGGGAGGCGGAAAGCTCTAAGTGCACCCTTTGCCTCTGAGGTGGCAGCATCATGTTGAGTATAGGCCAGTGCCTGGCCACAGTCACACGACTCACTGAcccctcctcctgttttccaTGTTAATCTCTCAGGAATGTATGCATGACACATGGCCTCTTCCGCATCATTTCACTGAACTTCACCTTCCTAGCTAATGGTAACATAGTAGTTGTACTAACATTAGTCAATGCAGTCATCATTTGTGTGTAGTCATTTCTAAAATCTGTTTGCATTGTGCTGACagattcctctttttttctcccttcctcaGCAGGACGCTATGTAGCACTTCATGCAAAGAGGAAGTGTCACTCATGCTGAGTGGGTTGCACAGGAAATATCTTCAGAAAGACCAAATTTAGAATCAAGCAGACTTTTCAGCTGTGTAGTTAAATAATTAAAGAATATACATATTCAATTTCACATTCTGACAGTTTGGCCTCATTTTGTGACATGGTTTAGGCTGGCACATTTTTGTTCCTGTTGCTTTGATGGCATTACTTCACTCAGGGTTTATTACCACACAAAGCTGATTAACCTCTAGGCCTCTGATCTCTTTTGCATATTAATGTTGGCTTATGTTTTGTGATTTCTTCTCAGGTTGGTGGTACAAAGGCAGGAGTGGTGCGCTTCCTTGGAGAAACAGATTTTGCCAAAGGCGAGTGGTGTGGTGTGGAATTGGATGAGCCCTTAGGAAAGAATGATGGGGCAGTGGCAGGCACAAGGTACAGAAGTCTTGGTGTCTGTAAAGAACTAAGGGAATAGTTGATTGACATGTCAACCACATGAATATTATGAATTCCTTCAGTACAGTTGTATTCATTCATGTCTCCCCAGGTATTTTCAGTGCCAACCCAAGTATGGTTTATTCGCTCCAGTTCACAAGGTTACACGCATCGGCTTCCCCTCAACAACGCCAGCCAAAGCAAAGACGACGGTTCGTAAAGTAGTGGCCACACCATCAGGCCTGAAGCGCAGCCCCAGTGCCTCATCCATCAGCACCATGAGCTCTGTGGCGTCATCTGTCAGCGCCAAGCCCAGCCGCACAGGCCTGGTGAGACatttgacaacaacaacacgactattgaaatgaacacaaatatGAGATTATCTTCAACAGACCTGCAGGCAATCAGATTCAATGAATAGCAGTGGAAGTGTGCTCTAATATGTCTTTTCATGCTCTCCCCATTCACCAGTCTGAACAaacctctcctctgcctcttcacaGCTAACTGAGACATCATCACGGTATAATCGTAAGATTTCGGGCACCACAGCTCTGCAGGAGGCGCTGAAGGAGAAGCAGCAACATATCGAGCAGTTGCTGGCtgagagagacatggagaggGCGGAGGTTGCCAAAGCCACCAGCCATGTAGGGGAGGTGGAGCAGGAACTTAACCTGCTGAGGGATGATCAAGAGCAGGTCAGCTCACCCAGTGGCATACATCAACTCGATTATCAGTTGTTAATCAGAGACTTCATTATGTCGCAATTCCTCTACATTCAATCAACCACAGTGGCTttccacagtttaaaaaaaaatgtgcatacaatgacattttttcatcTGGACTTGATAACTAGTTATATTTGTAACTAAAGCACAATTCCAGCAATAGCATAATTTCTATTTCATGATATAAATAAACCATATAAGAGTCATATTCCATTGTAGCATCTACTGGAGCTGATCCTGTATGGCTCTAACAGCAACAGGAGGCCCCACTAACCTTTTCAAAAGTCACACTGTAACATAACTTCAACAGTGTGACAATTTTATGTCACACTGTAACATAACTTCAATTCTGTCTTGATTGTCTTTGCATCTCTCTGTCCATTTTCTTGCCTTTTCAATGAAGATGGAGACCAAGATGGATCAGTTACGTGCCTTGGTGGAGGctgcagacaaagacaaagtagAGCTGCTCAATCAgctggaggaagaaaggaggtaAGCATTCCCAGAGGTACGACAAGTcagggacaggaaaaaaaacacacctatgTATTGTTTTAATTGCATTTGGGTCAGTCTGAGACAAAACATGGTAACTAAGTTAAAGTTCCCCAATTGGGGTAAAATGACACAACTAcaataacactttttttctgttttaataggAAGGTGGAAGACCTTCAGTTCCGTGTAGAAGAAGCTTGTATTACCAAAGGAGACCTGGAGGTAAACGCACAACACAGATATGTAGCAATCTTTTTGCTCACAGAAACcaattttattgatttctcaTTTGATAAACAGGACAGTGGATTTCAAGGCTGGTCttcagaaatatatatatttttaaatatctaCAAATAGATTCATCTCACCTGTGATTCCCACTGATGTTAAACTTGAAATGCTGTTGTGCACCTTGGGTCCATTTCAGGAATGTGAAGTCACAACAGCTCTGCTCTTCATCCTTGACCTTATTTCCATTAGTTTGACCTCTCAAGTTCTGGTTCATAGTGATTTGAGCTTACATGAGATTGTACTGTTGTAGCCTTGTCACTGAGCCACAGATCAGTATAGCAAGGAATGAGCATTTGCATTATTTGCAATAGATCCCACCCTATCCCTGTCCCTACTCTATAGATGGATTGATTCTGTCCACACCCTGCGTAAAGTGAGACAGCCAATACACACTCGGTGGTGCTGAAAGGCTGTGATATTGAAGGCCGAGCTGTGCCACAAGCAGAAATAAATAGACATGCCTGATGTCCTGATATCCTGTTATGAGGCTGTTAATACTGTTGAACGTCAGGGCTAATATCAGCCCTGATATCCAGACTATTGTTAGCTCTGTGAAATACTGGACATCAGCTAACAAACATTATGGACATctgtgttatttgtttattatccACGCTtctcaaaacatttttccttcacaaaatacaataaaatatctcattagGCTGTCATTATTCATTAGATAATTTTCCCAAATGAGTCATGCTCTCATCCCCAGCTTTAGGGACAGATCCAAGTGGACTCATGTCTGTGTTCATTTCTGATCAAAGGATTTGTTATTTGTTCCACAGTGCTACGCCAATCAAGGGACCATCTCAATTACTCTGAAGGCATCCAGGCTCAAAATAGATCTTTAAAATGAGAGCTACAGGGTTAGAAAACCCCTTtatcttccttttttattttatgctaACAGTTTATTAATAACTCACAGCTTTGGGTGtattaaaaacatgcatgcagctTAAAATACTTCatcaaaaaaaggaaacaggcCAACCCAGTAAATGCTTTCTGTTTTCAACCTGTTGGAGGTGTACTAATATTGTGCTATAACCCTCAATGCCTCCTTACTCAGTGATGTGATGTTATTgctttttccttctcctcctgtctttcgTGTTGGTCCAGTGCTTAGCATGGAACCACTGGAGATGCTCCCCTGCCACCCCACTGCCGAGTCACAGACCCAAATTCAAACTCCCCACTGCAGTTAAAGGGGAATAACACTCCATTTAAGAGGTTGCACATCACTTTTTTATAGCTGAGGATAGTCCATACATAAAGCAAAGAGTTAAACCTTTAATCTGTGATGTCAGTATGCACTACAGTCTGAGGCTGGTGCATAGACAGTGACTGATGTTTGTGGCCACATATAGTATCTGACTGAACTTTTATACCAAAAGTGTTCTGATAAAGCATGGACAGCAGTAGGTCATACAAATAGCATGTTtgaaaactgaaactcagtGGTATTCCCCTTTTCTTAATGAGAGTAAAAGTAAATGTACTGCACTTTGTAACATGTGAGACGAGGAGCACTAAATTGTGCAGCAAAGTGCACCATTAAATCCACCATTAAATCCTTATTCACAGTACACAGTGTCGGGAAGTCAACTGGGAGCCCTCTCCATTTTGTGAGCCCCATGCTCTTCTTACTGATTTATTATAACTGTTACACTGTTCACAAATGCTACACAAATGCTGAAAATCAGTGGTCCTTAAACTTAACATTATACAGTATGGAAATTGGCCTCACCACATAAGGAGGAAAGCAATGTGGTTACCTGAATATCTTTGTAAATTGATTGAATACTGAGCAAATAGGGTTTAgatgacaataaaatacataaaaataagcAAGATTAAAGGCCTCTAGATTTCCAGTTGGATGATCAGTTATGGCAGTGTTAGTATGTGAATAGATGAGTTATCTTCTATATAATGAAATGCCCTCATTCACAGACAGAAGTACAATACTAGTCTCTGTGTGGGGAGAAACAGCCAGCACTGCTTTCTCTTAATGTGTGTGGTGAAGTCAGTTTTGTGTTATTTACTTGCTGGCTTGACACACATTCTTAAATATTCTATGTAACAATCTATTCTATGCTTTGTTCACCAGGTGTTATTGTGCATGGTTACTGCTAAAGTGCATCCATGAATGTACGCATCTTGCATATCCATAACACATGCcatttacttttgctgcttctCTTGTATTTCCCATCACTCTGTCACAATATTCCCTACGTGCGGGTGTTTCATGGCACAGCCTGAAAGCTCTGCATGGGGTGTTTTCCCATCTCCACATCACTCACCTGCCCTCTCCaacctcctacacacacacacacacacacacataaacacacacacacatcatcatcaccattaacACAaccctctgtcctctccttttccctctctgtctgcgtTGGGCTGGCATGTGATGGTGGCACTGGTgtgttctcttcctctcccccttgTTTACTAACAGACGCAGACCAGACTGGAGCATGCCCACATTAAGGAGCTTGAACAGAGCCTTCTCTTTGAAAAGACCAAAGCTGAGAAACTCCAAAGAGAGTTAGAAGACACTAGGGTAATGGATTCCACTCTGCGATGTGCTGCGTTTGGAAAGAGGGGTGGGGACGGGGATAGTGGCAGTAAAATTGGCGACGGGTACACAGAGGTGCCGCGGAGTAACTGGAGCTCTCATGCGTATGGGCTTGAGGTGAACACATGAATGCATGTTGCAGGCATCTCAGGAGAAAATGCTCCTGCTTTTATGTTtaacacacaaattaaaatgaatcacGCTAGAAAATGTAGTTGCATTGAATGTGCGAATTAGTCCAACATGCATAAAATAGGGTTTGCAGCTTGGCTTCATAATTTGCGGCATCACCCACAAATTGATTTCCTAGCCATTTTACTCATCTAGCAATATTAACTCCCCTCTCGGTTATCTTGGTGTGACCAATGTGGTAGATGCCACTCCAAATTTTTTTGCATTATGAATTATGTACTTCTCCCATAACTATGCGAAATACATAAAAGTATATCTTCTCTGTATCTACTACTCTGATTTCTCACAATTTAACCACGCTGAATTCACGTTGGCTTTGCTGGTATCACTGCATAACCAGACAGACAAACTTCTCCCTTGTCCCTTGCTAATCTTTTTCTTGGTTATCCTTGATTTTACTTCCCCCAACCTTCCCAAGCTTCCAGTTGTCCTGCTTATTTGAGGTCCCTGCCTCTTGCCAGTCTTAAACCTGCTCCACCTCCCAAACTGTGCTTCCTTGTGTTCCCCCAGCGTGTCACAGCCATAAAGGGGTATCCGTAGACATGCAGTTCTTATCCCAGAGTTTCATGAGGTCCAGAGTCATAGTTTCTACATGTTCTGTTTTAACAGTTGTTTAATTATGAAATTATGATgttgaggaatttttttttaaagcaattcaATAACTAGTGGGTTAGTAAAGAAAAGCACAAGAGCTGCAACTTTTGAGAGCTTAAGTTTAGCACATtctaattaataataaaattgaaaattatCGACAGTATGGTGAAAATAATGGAAGCACCAgtgtcagtgtttccctcagtgATGTTGCCACAATGGAGTTCTTTTTATGGGAGTCCACAGGATCCTAGGATCATATGAGTTCACACCTCTGCTAAATAACAAGGGCAATAATGTCATTAACACAGTGATTGTGAGTTTCAGTGTTAATGACAGTGGTGGAAGTTGTCTTGCACAATACTCCAAAAACTCCCATTGATGCTTTCACTGgtttttccattgttttgacCAATTAACCTGTATTTCCTCAAGAGGTCAGTATAATATTTTGGAATGGGATCAACAGTATGTGTGCCCAGCTCAATAATGTAAGGCAAGTGCATTTAACATCTATTCTCATATCTGGAGCCATTTATGTAGTTTGGTTAAGTTTTAATGTCACGTTGCCTCCCAGGACATAAGAAGTGTTGATATGTGATATTTCTGTTCCATCATTAAATTTTTCCTGTCCAGTTGCAACATGTTCAGTAATGGTCAAATCATATTAAATGGTTTTATTACACTGTTTTGTAAGTACACACTGGATTAGTGTGTCAGACTGGGAGACGTAAGATTTGAACATAAgatttctggttttaaaggtcGCTACTGTCTCGGAAAGATCCCGCATTATGGAGCTGGAGAAGGACCTCTCACTACGAACGAGAGAGGTTGCTGACCTGCGGCTGCGTCTTGAGTCCCAGCAGGGCACCGAGGGCTCAGACTCCGCACTTTCTCCCCTTCTGGAGGAGATAAACTCTCTGAGGGATCAGTTGGCCTCTCAGGAAGCTAAGCAACAGGAGGAGTTGGTAAAACACAAGGAGAAACTGGAAGCTCAAGAGAAGAGTCACAATGAGGCAGTCGCCCAGCTTCAGGCTACATCGATTAGGCTCTCTGGCGACAATGAGCAGCTGCAGATACGTCTGAGCCAGGCTGAAAAGGAGAACACAGACATTATTGAGCTGTGGCGCTCTAAGCTAGAGTCTGCCATTGCCTCTCACCAGCAAGCCATGGAGGAGCTGAAGGTTTCATTTAGCAAAGGCGCAGGTGCCCAGACAGCAGAGCTTGTGGAGGCCAAGAGCACCCTTGAGAGGCTGAAAGTGGAGCACAAGCTGGCTCTGGAAGAGGCTGGAGCCAGACATGAAGCTGACACCACAGCCTGGACTGAGAAGATAGAGGCGCTGAAGACGCAGGTGTTGTCTttgacagaggagaaggagagactggaagagtctcTGCGGTGCAGTGTTGAACGAGCCGAGGAGCAACACCTTGTGGAGATGGAGGATGTGCTGGGAAAGCTGCATGCTGCTGAACTAAAGGTGAAAGAGCTTGAGGAGCTTGAGGCAAACTTAGTTAAACAGGTCCAGGACAAGGATAGAGAAACCAAAGAGCAGATGGCAGCAATAGTGACTCTGCGCTCCAAGGAAGCTCAAGGTGACCAGGAGCTCGAAACATTGAAGACTTGTTTAGAGGAGGCTCAGAACCAGGCAAACTCACAGGGTGGCAAGGTGGGTCCCttttcacttcctgtcttttgCAATATTCCATTTTAGTGTCCTTAAGTTTTTAGCAAAGTAACATCTCTGTACCTTCTGTTTATTACAAACCCAAATTAATATGTCAAATCTCAGACAATCATTGTCTTCCATGGTtttaattttgacttttaatATTTGATCTCCTTGCACATGGTATTTTCACCTGATATGTGCTATAGGTTAGTGAGTTGAGCTCACTGTTGGAGAGCCGACAGCAGGAAATTGTTTCCTTACAGCAGAGTCTGTCCACCATACAGCAGGAGAAGGATTCCCTCGACAAGGAGCTCGGAGGCCTGGTGAGTCTTCAGACTTTTTGGAAGTGGATGGATTGGTTTAGACATGCAGTCACTGGCCTTTTTCATGCTTTGCTTTGGCTTTAAACCCCAGTTCAGAACACTCTTGTCTTAGCATATCACACCTGTTTTTATATAAAGGGGACACCTTTACATATTCCTCTACACCAGGCACATCTCACCTTGTGAGAGATATTACTTTGCGTTTGATTCTAGCTCTGCCCTTGGTTTGAGAATGCCAACAATGCATGCATACATCTACAGCTTTTCGTtttttacagaaacaaaaaatgtctgaaagcACAGAGGGGCAGATGAAATCAGCACAAGAGATGAAAGGTAAATTATAtctaaactttttttgtttgtttttgttgatttgatgaTACCATTATTTTCTCCTTCCTAGTcttcagtgctgctgtgtggctattttctgttttttgggaCAGTTTCtggaacattttctttttgcagaAATGCTCGAGAAGCTCAGTAAGAAGGAGGAGCAGTGCACATCACTTACTACCGAAACAGAGTCTCTTAGAAGTCAACTTGCAGGTGAGAACATTTGCGCTGCATCATTTGtaactatatttattttttgttaactATATGTTagcaaaaaaatactttcataTTTTGGCAGTTTTCCTTAAGACTATGAAAACCTGATGATCGTAGAAAACTTGAATCATCTTGGTTTAGGCCTGGAGCGGAAGCTGAAGGCTGGAGATGAGAAGCTTGAGCAGCTTACCAAGGACAAGAGCAAGCTGGAAAGTGATATTTCAGACATGATGAAGTTATCCGGTGACAGTTCAGCACAGCtgaccaaaatgaatgaagaccTCACACAGAAAGAAAGGTCCCATGATTTTGTACTCTAAATTGTGCTTGTAATTCATTGATGGAATAtgagaaaatgttgtttgttgtatttcagAGCTACATGTTACCCTGGAGGCTTATTTGTTCAGTGCAAGTGAATTTTGTAACATGCTTCAAGCTAACTTCCTCAAGCATGTCAGATGTGAGGAATGCAAAACTTTTCCTCTTTAAcctgttatttttcattatacAGATCTGTCCTATTAGAGTCTTGCTTAGAtagtcttattctgccttttggttttgtttattcTCTGGAGGTGgttgtccttttttttaatgcaaagtcATTGACTTCTCTTTTTTGTCCTCCAGGAAGCTGGAGGAGTTGCAGAATCAGCTGgcagaagagagggaaagggtgGCACACTTAAATGAACAACTCCAACAGGAACTCTCCCGCAAAGACCAGGAGCTGAAAGAGATGAAAGACTCGCATCAGTCTCAAACAAACAGCCTTCAGGAGAAGATTGTTAACTTGGTGAGTTGACAACTAATTGAGGTCTGTGTCTTTTCCACATGTTGTTGGGTTATTTGTAGTGGTGAACAACTAGAGCAGGCAAGACACACAGTGGAGTATTGGGAAGGGCTGTTGAATGGTAAACATATGAGGCATTATCATCATTTATGGAATGTCTaagacaaatacattttatgaaTCATGCCTGACTAGGACTAATCAAATGAGTATAAAGTCTGAGGAATGCTTTAATAGCCTTCAGAAACTTCTATACTTGGTTGACAGTGTGTTGGACTAATTTGCAAtgcatttaattacatttaaaacattaaacataTCCTTCAGTTACTGCCTTTATCCAAACAAGAAGATGAATTCTGTGATTAATTGTTCTCTTTATTTCCTGTTGGTTAGGAGAAAAATGTGCAGGAAGGTGAGACATGTGTTAAGGATCTCAAGGCTTCACAGGAGAAAGCCCTCGCTGAAGCTTCTCAGCTCCATGTGAAGGAAGTTGAGGTGTTTCAGGGTGAGGCCGAAAAGTTGAAAAAGGAGCTCTGTTCCACCAGGGATAAATCCCAAGAGCTGGAGAAGTTGGTGTCTGAGCTGAAGCCGTACAAGGAACAGGTCCAGGTGAGCACCAGACTGGTAATTTGAATTGCCATGTAATAacatttataaaattaattaattgtgatgtgaaaatgttgttttatggtCATAGGGAGCCATGTGTGGTCACTACATTATTCCGTTTCTAATTTCATTAGTGTTGAAAATaatgggacaaaaaa from Myripristis murdjan chromosome 9, fMyrMur1.1, whole genome shotgun sequence encodes:
- the clip1a gene encoding CAP-Gly domain-containing linker protein 1 isoform X5, which codes for MSTAKPSGIKMPSKIARPPGTAAPKTTPSTAGSKGAADKSAASASGGDAEKAGESFQIGERVWVNGNKPGFIQFLGETQFAPGQWAGIVLDEPIGKNDGSVAGVRYFQCEALRGIFTRPSKLSRTEGEANGTQTAPPSRAASPTPSVGSVASHVPSTKSAAPSTTLAAKKASSVTPSTPASNLARTNSESVSNLSETGSVKKGERELKMGDRVLVGGTKAGVVRFLGETDFAKGEWCGVELDEPLGKNDGAVAGTRYFQCQPKYGLFAPVHKVTRIGFPSTTPAKAKTTVRKVVATPSGLKRSPSASSISTMSSVASSVSAKPSRTGLLTETSSRYNRKISGTTALQEALKEKQQHIEQLLAERDMERAEVAKATSHVGEVEQELNLLRDDQEQMETKMDQLRALVEAADKDKVELLNQLEEERRKVEDLQFRVEEACITKGDLETQTRLEHAHIKELEQSLLFEKTKAEKLQRELEDTRVATVSERSRIMELEKDLSLRTREVADLRLRLESQQGTEGSDSALSPLLEEINSLRDQLASQEAKQQEELVKHKEKLEAQEKSHNEAVAQLQATSIRLSGDNEQLQIRLSQAEKENTDIIELWRSKLESAIASHQQAMEELKVSFSKGAGAQTAELVEAKSTLERLKVEHKLALEEAGARHEADTTAWTEKIEALKTQVLSLTEEKERLEESLRCSVERAEEQHLVEMEDVLGKLHAAELKVKELEELEANLVKQVQDKDRETKEQMAAIVTLRSKEAQGDQELETLKTCLEEAQNQANSQGGKVSELSSLLESRQQEIVSLQQSLSTIQQEKDSLDKELGGLKQKMSESTEGQMKSAQEMKEMLEKLSKKEEQCTSLTTETESLRSQLAGLERKLKAGDEKLEQLTKDKSKLESDISDMMKLSGDSSAQLTKMNEDLTQKERKLEELQNQLAEERERVAHLNEQLQQELSRKDQELKEMKDSHQSQTNSLQEKIVNLEKNVQEGETCVKDLKASQEKALAEASQLHVKEVEVFQGEAEKLKKELCSTRDKSQELEKLVSELKPYKEQVQAAEASGKTAEALEQLTKEKVSLLQQMNESQSLVEELQRCKKEMESQLESLSKDNSKYQEELHVSKEQLGSEAHRIKSLSQEIEELKEAMSVKSQSLQGLQEENSKLTQELESSRKDKGGLVKIKDEHSKLKKQLEELKQSLPNNSFSESTLKKELDKEKANLQQSIHKNSALISEKDQELENLKSELAALHMESATVKTLQSTIQSLEQDKVQLQECVQSLKKDLTGGPDTTSKSPGDALVEQLREDKETAESQAAIEFLNSVIVDLQRKNEELKGKLEKMAAAALNGNNASELDNYDGFDKEPVKKKPPPRLFCDICDCFDLHDTEDCPTQMQMPDSPPHTTYHGSKGEERPYCDICEVFGHWTDSCNDDQTF